In Piliocolobus tephrosceles isolate RC106 chromosome 4, ASM277652v3, whole genome shotgun sequence, the following are encoded in one genomic region:
- the LOC111542715 gene encoding uncharacterized protein LOC111542715, translated as MVTCVVAWARNKYPNVAFERFLLSSPPPREQHVTAMQSVRQDRGKEKPEPGLELRRAESCGLPSGLGDAVREHEPRVPEGPERYSAIGSDHQVGDTAIVEGAMEPAFGRKLQRCALSPATNDTGVTSEALLIIFPLLGMPRGMQFRSAASIRTPSSQHAQWPLPVIPCQAGLTRGLPAPGLCGLCRRLAGACC; from the coding sequence CCTGGGCCAGAAACAAGTACCCAAATGTAGCATTTGAAAGATTTCTACTTTCCTCTCCGCCTCCTCGAGAACAGCACGTAACTGCAATGCAGTCTGTACGGCAggacagagggaaggaaaagcCAGAGCCAGGTCTTGAGCTGAGGAGGGCAGAGTCGTGTGGACTGCCCTCAGGACTGGGTGATGCTGTCAGGGAGCATGAACCCCGTGTCCCCGAGGGTCCTGAGCGCTACTCGGCCATTGGATCGGATCACCAGGTGGGTGATACTGCCATTGTTGAGGGAGCAATGGAGCCAGCCTTCGGGAGGAAACTGCAGCGCTGTGCCCTGTCACCGGCAACGAATGACACTGGCGTGACATCGGAAGCTCTCCTAATTATCTTCCCCCTGCTTGGCATGCCCCGAGGGATGCAGTTTCGGAGCGCTGCCTCGATCCGCACTCCATCTTCACAACACGCCCAGTGGCCGCTTCCAGTGATACCCTGCCAGGCTGGCTTGACAAGGGGGCTTCCCGCCCCAGGTCTGTGTGGACTTTGCAGACGTTTGGCAGGTGCCTGTTGCTGA